In Sphingobium sp. Cam5-1, the following proteins share a genomic window:
- a CDS encoding LysR family transcriptional regulator, with protein MDPDYLLFARAVEAGSLSAAGRILNISPAMMSKRISRLEARLGVRLIHRTTRRLALTEEGASLHRDLVAILDAIQQAEDRVTNRHRTASGPLRISAPTSFGRLHVARHVARFLQQHPRVDLQLNLTDAYEDLLAQRIDVAIRITSDIPAHLEGHRLAANRRILCASPAYLAAHGLPEKIADLAHHHLLAAEGQLPWRLVNGRARKLVDGQSRVRTNSSEIVRELALTGVGIALRSLWDVGDLIGQGSLVRVLDSWEGPEDLAVHAVHPRAAGRPAAVDAFIGFLRDIFRDASWNRGD; from the coding sequence ATGGATCCCGATTATCTTCTCTTCGCCCGCGCGGTAGAGGCAGGCAGCCTTTCGGCGGCAGGCCGCATATTGAACATCTCGCCCGCCATGATGTCGAAACGCATCTCCCGGCTGGAAGCGCGGCTTGGCGTCCGCCTCATCCATCGCACCACGCGGCGCCTTGCCCTGACGGAGGAAGGCGCCAGCCTGCACCGCGATCTTGTCGCCATCCTCGACGCCATCCAGCAGGCCGAAGATCGCGTCACCAACCGCCATCGCACGGCGTCGGGGCCGTTGCGCATCTCTGCCCCCACCTCCTTCGGCCGCCTACACGTCGCGCGCCATGTCGCCCGCTTCCTTCAACAGCATCCACGTGTCGACCTCCAACTCAACTTGACCGACGCCTATGAAGACCTCCTCGCCCAGCGGATCGACGTCGCCATCCGCATCACCAGCGACATTCCCGCGCATCTGGAGGGGCATCGCCTCGCCGCCAACCGCCGCATCCTGTGCGCCAGCCCCGCCTATCTCGCGGCGCATGGCCTGCCGGAAAAGATCGCCGACCTGGCCCATCATCACCTGCTCGCCGCCGAAGGGCAGCTGCCATGGCGGCTCGTCAACGGCCGCGCGCGCAAACTGGTCGATGGCCAAAGCCGTGTCCGCACCAACAGCAGCGAAATCGTGCGCGAACTCGCCCTGACGGGCGTCGGCATCGCGTTACGCTCGCTCTGGGACGTGGGCGACCTGATCGGGCAGGGCAGCCTCGTCCGCGTCCTCGATAGCTGGGAAGGACCCGAGGACCTCGCCGTCCACGCCGTCCACCCCCGCGCCGCAGGCCGTCCCGCCGCCGTAGACGCCTTCATCGGCTTCCTGCGCGACATCTTCCGCGATGCATCGTGGAACCGGGGCGACTGA